The Jiangella sp. DSM 45060 genome contains the following window.
GCACGGTCGCCGCCAGGGAGACGCGGGCGTTGTTGACCAGCTCCAGCCGCTCGGTGACGCCGTCGGCCCGCGCGAAGCGCTGCCGCTCGAGCCGCACGGTCGGGTCGGCGCCCGCGTCGCCGAGGTGGCGGACGATGCCGGTGAAGCGGGCGTGCCCGGCGCCGCGCAGGCCGTGTCCGGCCGGCTCGGGCTCGTGCCCGTCGACGTCGACGCGGAGCTCGGAGAGGACCCGCCGGTCGTGGCTGAGCACACCCTGGGCGCCGGCCGCCCGCAGCTGCCCGTCGGCGCCGGACAGCGCCACCGTCGGTGCCTTGACGCAGCTGACGAGGTCGTGCAGGAACGGCTGCGGCACCGGGCCGGAGACGGGTGGAGCGGTCACCACGGTGATCCTTCCGTGACTTGACAGAACGGTTGACGCGTTCTTAACTCTGAACCAGATCCCATCTTTGAACGATCAAACGCACGGTATCAACCCGGTTTTGATCGTTCAACACGTCAAGGAGGACGTCCGATGGCGACACCGGAGAGTGGTGCCACGCTCGAGAGCGTCGCGTCGGCGGCCGGGGTGTCGCGGCAGACGGTCTCCAACGTCCTGAACGCGCCCGAGCGGGTGGCGCCGGAGACCCGGCAGCGGGTCGAAGAGGCCATCCAGACGCTGCGCTACCGTCCCAACCGGTCCGCCCGGTCGCTGCGCACCCGCATGAGCAACCTCATCGGCTACTGCGTCCAGCCCGCCGCGGCCGGCAACCTCAACCCCGTCCTCGACCGGTTCGTGCACGCCGTCACCGAGTCCGCGGCCGGCCACGGCTTCCACGTCCTGCTGTTCACCGCGCCCGCGGGCGACGCCGGGCTGGACCGGTACGCGGAACTGCTCGCCCAGCGCGCGGTCGACGGGTTCGTGCTGGCCGACACCGTGGTCGCCGACCCGCGGCCGGGCTGGCTCACCGAGCAGGGCGTCCCGTTCGCGGCGTTCGGCCGCAGCTGGTCCGGCCCCGACATCGGCCGCTGGGTCGATGTCGACGGCGCGGCCGGCATGACGGAGGCGGTCGAGCACCTGCACGCGCTCGGCCACCGCCGCATCGCGTTCATCGGCTGGCCGGAGGGCTCCGGCGTCGGCGACGACCGCGTCGCCGGCTACACCGCGGCCTGCCTGCGCCTCGGCCTGGACCCGCGGGTCGTCCGCGCCGAGGGCGGCGCCGGCACCGGCCGGGCCCTCGCCACCACCCTGCTCGACGGCGACGACGCGCCCACCGCGCTGGTCTGCGTCAGCGACGACTCCGCGTACGGCGCGCTGCGGGCGCTCGCCGACCGCGGCCTGCGTCCGGGCGAGGACGTCGCCGTCGTCGGGTTCGACGACACCCCCGCCGCCCGGCTGCCCGGCGTCGACCTCACCAGCCTGTCCCAGCCGATCGAGCAGATCGGCCGCGAAGTCGTCCAGATGTTGCTCGGCCTGCTCGGTGTCGTGGTCACCCCGCCCGGCCCCGAGCACCGCCTGCTGCGCCCGTCGCTGGTCGTCCGGGCCAGCTCTCGCCCCGCCGGACCCGGTCCGGCCGCCCCCACGGAGGCTTGACATGCAGTTCCCCCGAACCCCATGGGCGGTGGCCACAGCCGTGGCCGCCGCGACCGTGCTGGCCGCCTGCGGCAGCGGCTTCGACGACGATGACGACGCCGCCGGCGACGACGCGGCCACCGGCGGCACAGAGGGCGGCGCCTCGCTCACCGTCATGATCGGCTCGTCCGGCGAGGCCGAGACGGTCGCCGTGCAGGACGCGACGGCGCGGTGGGCCGAGGAGACCGGCAACGAGGTCGAGGTGATCCCGGCCCAGGACCTCGTGCAGCAGTTGCAGCAGGGCCTCGCCGGCGGCAACCCGCCGGACGTCTTCTACGTCAGCCCGGACCGCTTCCGCATGCTCGCCGAGGGCGGCTCGCTGTACCCGTACGGCGACCAGATCGACGACGCCGACGACATCTACCAGTCGCTGCGCGACGCGTTCACCTACGAGGACGAGCTGTACTGCGCGCCCAAGGACGGCGGCGTGCACGCACTGGTCATCGACACCGAGGCGTGGGCCGCGGCCGGGCTGGCCGAGGGCGACTACCCGCAGGACTGGGACGGTCTCGCCACCGCCGCGCAGGCGCTCACCGCCGACGGCAGGGTCGGCCTCGCGTTCACCGGCGACTACAACCCCGTCGGGACGTTCATGTTGGCCGGCGGCGGGTTCTTCGTGAACGACGACCAGACCGAGGTCACCGCCGACACCCCGGAGAACCTCGCGACGCTGCAGTACCTCAAGGACAACATGGACGCGGGTTCGTTCGCGTTCGCGCCCACCATCGACGCGGCGTGGGGCGGCGAGGCGCTCGGCAGCGGCAAGTCCGCGATGACGATCGAGGGTGCCTGGATCGTCGGCGCGCTGCAGAACGACTTCCCGGAGCGCCAGTGGACCGCCGTCCCGATGCCGGCCGGCCCCGGCGGGCCCGCGGCGACGGCGTTCACCAACTGCTGGGGCATCGCCGCCGACAGCGAGAACCAGGCCGCCGCCGTCGACCTCGTCAACTCGCTCGTGAGCCCCGAGCAGCAGCAGACGTTCGCCGAGACGTTTGGCCCGATCCCGTCGCGCGCCAGTCTCGCCGGCTGGAACGCCGAGACCTTCCCGGAGAAGGCCGCGTTCGCGGAGGGCATGGAGACCGCCCGCAGCCAGGTCGCGGTGCCGGGCTTCGAGTCCGTCCTCGCCGACTTCAACACCCAGCTCGAGGGCATGGCGGCCGGCACCGTCACCCCGGAGCAGGCGCTGCAGGCGCTGCAGACCAACGGCGAAGCCCTCCTCTCGCAGGAGTGACGTGACCGCGACGGTCACCCGGGAGACGTCGGCGGGCCGGACCCGGCCGGTCCAACGGCGCGTCACCTCCGGGCACCTGCGTCAGGAACGCCGGGCCGGCTGGCTGTTCGTCGCGCCGGCCGTGATCGTGCTGGTGGTGTTCCTGTTCGCGCCGATCCTCATGGCGGCGTGGGTCAGCCTGCTGGACTGGAACGGGCAGTCCAGCCCGTTCTCCGGCGACGCCGAGTTCGTCGGGCTGGCCAACTACCAGAGCCTGCTGGCCGACGCCGGGCTGCTGCGCAACGACTTCATGCTGAGCGTGCGCAACACGATCTACTACGTGCTGTTCAACGTGACGGGCGTCGTGGTGGTGTCGTTCGCACTGGCGATGGCCGTGAACTCGTACGTGCTGCGCGGCCGCTCGTTCTTCCGCACCATCTTCTACTTCCCGGCCATCACGTCGTCGGTGGCGATCAGCGTCCTGTTCCTCTTCCTGTTCCAGGGCTCCGGCGTCGTCAACGTCGTGCTGTCGTGGGTGGGCGTCGACGGGCCGTCGTGGTTCACCGACCCACGCGGCGTGCTGCACATCGTGCTGGGGTGGTTCGGTGTGTCGGAGGCGCCGTCTGGGCTGGCCGACACCACGCTGGGCGGGCTGAGCCTGTGGAACTGGCTGTCCGGCCCGTCGGTGGCGATGTGCGCGCTGATCACGCTCACCATCTGGGCGTCGTCGGGCACGTTCATGCTGTTCTTCCTGGTCGGGCTGCAGGACATCCCGGTCGAGCTGGAGGAGGCGACGGCGATCGACGGCGCCGGCGGGTGGCAGCGGTTCCGGCACCTGACGCTGCCGTTGATGCGCCGCAGCATCGTGCTCGTCGTCACGCTGGCGCTGATCAGCAGCTGGCAGGTGTTCGACCAGGTGTTCATCCTGTCGCAGGGCGCGCCGGCCAAGACGACGCTGACGCCGGCCTACATCTCCTACGTGCGCAGCTTCGGCGACGGCCAGTTCGGCGTCGGCGCGGCGGTGGCGTTCGTGCTGTTCGCGATCATCATCGTGCTCACGCTGGTGCAGCGGTGGGTGGGAAGGGAGCGGCGGACGTGAGCGGGCTGCTGGTACGACGCCGTGCGTCCCGGCCCGCCCGGCGGGACGCGGTCCCCGTCGTGCTGACCGACCGGTACTCGCCGTTGCCGCGCAAGGTGGCGGTGCGGGTGATCGGGTACGGGCTGCTGGCGCTCGGGACGCTGCTCTATCTCGGGCCGTTCCTCGTCCAGGTGGCGACGTCGTTCAAGACCGACGCCGACGCCGTCGGCAACCCGGTGTCGCTGATCCCGTCGCCGGTGACGATGGCCGCCTGGGAGGTGGTGGCCGGGTCGAACCCGGCGTACTCGGTGCCGGTGTTCCGCTGGCTGGGCAACTCCTTCGCCGTCACCATCTCCGTGACGCTGGGCCGGCTGATCATCGACAGCCTGGCCGGCTACGCGCTGGCGCGGCTGCGGTTCCGCGGCCGCACGGTCGTCTTCGCCGGCGTCGTCGCCGTGCTCGCCGTTCCCGGCGTCGTGCTGCTGATCCCGAAGTTCCTGGTGCTCAACGAACTCGGCATGTTCAACAGTTACGCGGGGATGATCCTCCCGCTGTTCTGCGACGCCGTCGGGATCCTGCTGATGAAGACGGCGTTCGAGGCGGTGCCGACCGAGCTGGACGAGGCGGCGCGCATCGACGGCGCCGGCGTGTTCCGGACGTTCTGGAGCGTGATCCTGCCGCTGGTGCGCCCGGCGCTGGTGACCGTGACGATCCTGTCCTTCCAGGGCTCGTGGAACGAGTTCACCCACTTCCTCGTCGCGACGTCGGACCCCGACCTCGCCACGATGAACCTCGGCATCGCCCGGCTGACCGCCGGCGATCTACAGGGGTCGCAGCAGTTTCCGCTGAAGCTGGCGCTGGCCACCTTGTCGACGATCCCCATCGCCATCGTCTACGTGTTCTTCTCGCGCTACTTCATGCGGTCCGGCAACGCGACGGGCCTCAAGTGAAGTCGGCCGTTCGCCGTTGGGCGCCAGTTCGCGGCTGTCCGCCAGGTCGCCGCTTTGCGGCAGTTGGCCGTCCCCCTGATGCCCATTCTCTTGGCCGCGGCACCGCGCCTCAAGCGGAGCCAACAGCGCTTCGCGCGGGCGTGGCACCGCTTGACCCGCGGCACCGCGGCCTAAGAACGGGCACCTATCAGGGGGACGGGGAAGAACCGGGCACAGCCCGCCTGGTGCACCGTTCGCCGCCAGCCGCCAGCCGCCAGCCGCCAGCCGCCAGCCGCCAGCCGCCAGCCGCCAGCCCCTGACTGTCTAGTGCTCGGAGCGCCGTCGCCGGGTCGTGCCGGCGGCGGGTTGCCCGTCTTCGATAGCGGGCGTTGCGTTTTGGGCGCTGTTGCGGGCCGATCGCGTGGGTTCTGGCTATCGAAGTCGGGTGCGGGGCGGTGGCGTTGGCTTCACTCGTCTCGTGGATAGGTCGCTCGCAGATGGGCGTCGTCGGCGGCGACTCGGGTGGGGGATCGCGGAAATCCTGGTGACGGGCGGGCGCTCGCCCTGGCAGAGTGGCCGCTCGTGTCCAGCGTCTACCTGATCACCGGCATCATGGCGGCCGGCAAGTCCACCGTCGCGCAGGCGCTGGCCGAGCGGCTGCCGAAGGCGGCGCACGTGCGCGGCGACACGTTCCGCAAGGCCATCGTGTCCGGCCGCGCCGACCCGGTGCCGGGCGATGCCGAGGGGATGGGGCAGCTGAGGTTGCGGTACCGCATCGCCGCCGGGGCCGCCGACGAGTACGCGGCCGCCGGGTTCACCGCGGTGGTGCAGGACGTGGTGATCGGGCCGGTGCTGGCGGAGTACGTCGAGCTGATCCGCACCCGCCCGCTGCACGTCGTCGTGCTGGCACCGGCGCCGGACACCGTCGCCGAGCGGGAAGCGGGTCGCGGCAAGACCGGCTACGGCGCCTGGACCGTCGACGACCTCGACACGTCGTTGCGCACCGAGACGCCGCGGCTCGGGCTGTGGCTGGACACCTCCGAGCTGACGCCGGAGCAGACGGTCGACGCGATCCTCGCCCGGCGTGACGAGGCCAGCGTCTGACCAGCGGGGCGCGGCCGCAGCGGCCCAGGCGTCAGCCGGCGTCGGCGAGCAGGCCGCGCTGGTGCGCGATCGACACCGCCTCGGTGCGGCTGGCCGCGCCGAGCTTCGTCATGACCCGCGACAGGTGCACGCTGACCGTCTTCTCACTGATGAACAGCTCTTCGCCGACCTTGCGGTTGGTGTAGCCGCGGGCCACCAGCTCGAGCACGCCCAGCTCGCGCGGAGTCAGCAGGCCGGCGCTCGGCAGCACCGTGCCGGGCAGCGCGACGCGGGCCCGCCGGGCGAGGTCGCGGACAGCGGCGGCGAGTGGCTGCGCGCCCAGCCGCTCGGCGGCCTCGTGGGCGGCGGCCAGCTCGACGGCGGCGGCGTCGCGGTCGCCGGTGGTGACGAGCGCCTCGGCCAGCCGCCAGCGGCCCAGCGCGACGTGGAACGGCTCGCCGTAGCCGAACGCCTCGACGACCGCGCGCCACGCCTCGGTGTCGGCGGCGCCGGTGAGCCGGGACTCCTCGGCGCGCAGCCGGGCCAGCCACGCCAGGCCCTCGGCGCCGAGGCGGTCGGCGCGCGGGATGCCGCGCTCGGCGGTGGTGCGGGCGTGCTCGACGAACCTCCGCCCCTCGGCGACGGCGGCGGCCTCGGCCGCGTCGTCGTGGTCGAGCCGGGCCTGTGCCGCGACGTCGGCCAGCGAGCCGAGCGCCAACGTGGCCAGCCGGATGCCGCCGAGCGGCCAGTAGTCGTCGTCGCCCTTGCGCATGGACGCGATGGCGTCGTCGGCGATCCGCGCGGCGTCGTGGTGGCGGCCCTGCCAGCCGGCCATCTCGATGCCCGCGATGCCGGCCAGCTGGGCGATCTGGCCGTCGCGGTGCCACTCGGGCCGGATGCGGTCGAGGTCGCGCTGCGCTTCGTCGAACCGGCCGCGGCTCACCTCGATGATCGCCGCCGACGCCGCGAGCAGCGCCGAGATGGTGTCGGAGACCTGCTCGCCGGGCGGGCTGGCGGCCGCGAGCGCTTCGTCCCAGCTGCCGCGGGCGTAATGGACCATGGCGCCCATCCAGCGTAGCTCGAGGCCGTAGGCGCTCCAGGTCAGGCCCAGCTCGGCGGCGCGGGCGCCGGCGGCGTCGGCGATGGCGCCGGCTTCGTCGAGCCGCCCCTGCTCGTACCGGGTGGTGACGAGGTTGAACGACGCCCGCAGTTCGACGTTGGCCGCGCCGACCCGGACGGCGTTCTGCCGCGCCTGTTCGAACAGCGCGCAGGCGTCTTCGACGGCGCCGGCGCGGAGGTCGTTGAAGGCGAGCGTGATGAGCGCGTCGGACTCGGCGCTGACGCTGCCACTGGCCCGTGCGTCGGCGATGGCCTGCTCGGCGAACTGGCGGGAGAGCTCGTTCTCCCTGGCCAGGCGGGTGCGCGCCCGCAGCGCCAGCACCCAGGCGCGGGTGCGGCTGGCCGGCTCGGCCTCGACCAGCGCCCAGGCGTCCTCGATGACCTGCTCGGCCTCGTGCCACCGGATGCTGGCCAGCAGGGTCTCGGTGAACTGACGGCGGACGTCGGCGCGGGTGACGGTGTCGGCGTCGCGGTCGGCGAGCTCGAGCGCGGCCTGCGCGTAGGCGACGGCCCGCTCGGGGTGCCCGGCCGCGCTGGCGACGTAGGCGGCCTTGCGGGTGAGCGCCAGCTCGTCGACGCCGGACCGCGCCGTGGGGTCGTCGACCCCCGGCCACAGCTCCAGCGCCTGCTCGACGTAGCGCAGCTCGGCCGCGAGCGCGCCGACGCGCATGGCGTCGTCGGCCGCCTTCACCGACGCGGCCAGCGCCGTGGGGAGGTCGTTGCTGCGCAGGCTGTGGTAGGCGAGCGCGCCGGCGAGTTCGTCCTGCTGCAGCTCGACGATGCGGCGCGCGTAGGCGGCGTGCAGCCGGACCCGCTCGCCCGGCAGGAGGTCGGCGTAGACGGCCTCGCGCAGCAGCGCGTGCCGGAACGTGTAGCCGCCGTGGTCGTCGGTGACGAGGATGTGGTGCTGCAGCGCCTCGCGCAGCGCGGTGTCGAGGTCGCCGTCGGGGAGGTCGATGACGGAGCGCAGCGCGGCGTGCCCGACGTGGCGGCGTCCGGTGACGGAGATGGCGCCGACGACGCGCTGGGCGGCCTGGCTCAGGGTCTCGACCCGCGACAGCAGGACGTCGGCCAGTGCGGTGGGGATGCCGCCGGCCGGGCCCGTGGCGCTGGCCGCCACCAGCTCCTCGGCGAAGAACGCGTTGCCCTCGGACCGCGCCGCGACGTCGGCCAGCCACTCGGGGTCGATGCCGCCGTCGGCCAGCGCCTCGACGAACGCCAGCGCGTCGGCCGGTCCGAACGGCGCGAGGTCGAGCCGCTCGACGACCGGCAGCCGGACCAGCTCGGCCAGCAGCGGCCGCAGCGGGTGCTGCCGGTGGAGGTCGTCGGACCGGTACGTGGCGACCACCAGCAACCGCTGCGCCGCCAGCCGCGACACCAGGAACGACAGGAGGTCGCGGCTGGAGGCGTCGCTCCAGTGCAGGTCCTCGACGGCGAGCACGACCGGCGCGTCGTCGCTCAGCTCGGCCAGGACGGTGACCATGGCGTCGAACAGCTGCAGCTGACCGAGGTCGGTCTCTTCGCCGGACCGCGTGGTGGTGGCCGCGGCGCGGCCGATGAGCCCGGCCAGCGCCGGCCGGGCGTCGACGAGGTCGGGACGGAGCCGCCGCAGCTGCTCGACGACCTCCTTGAACGGCAGGTACGGCAGCCCGGCCTCGCCGACGCTGACGCAGCGGCCCAGCAGCACGTGCGCGCCGGCGGCCTCGGCCTCGGCGAGGAACTCCGTGAGCAGCCGGCTCTTCCCGACCCCGGCGTCGCCCGAGAGCAGCACCGCGCCGCCGGTGCCGCCGCGGGCGCGCTGGAGCGCCGCGCGCAGCTGGGCGGACTCGCCGCTGCGCGCGGTGAACGGGACACCGGTTCCGAGCCTTGGCACGACACCGATGCTCGCATACCCCTCCGACAAGGTGGCGGGCATTTTTCCGCCGGTCAGCGAACCGGCTGTGGCCGGCGCGCCGTGGGGCGGACGGCCTGCGGTGCGGGCACGACGTCACGGCGCGGCCCGCGGCGGGTGGTGACGGCGTCGCGGCGGACGCGTTCCTGGCGGTAACTGAGCTCGGCACGGATGCTGTCGATCATGGTCTGCCTCCCCGGTCCTGGCCTCGTACCGTCGAGACTCGTGCTGAGGGCGGGCCCGCGGCATCGGGCGACCACGCACACCCCGCGCGGCGGCGACCCCTTACCCGCCACGACCGGGGGAGTAAGGGGATCTCGCGGGTGCCGGATCAACTACGGTGGACCTGCTCACCTCTCGGCAAGAAGGGTCACCGTGGTCAGCGTTCCGAGCGTCTCCTACTCGATCACCGTCCGGCTCGAGGTGCCCGCGGGCGGCTCGTCCGTCGGACAGCTCACCGCCGCCGTCGAGAAGGCGGGCGGGCTCGTCACCGCACTCGACGTCACCGCATCGGGCGCCGACCGCATCCAGGTCGACGTCACCTGCGCCGCTACGTCGTCGGCGCACGCGGGCGAGCTGGTCATGGCGCTTCGCTCGGTGCCCGGCGTCGCCATCGGCAAGGTCAGCGACCGGACCTTCCTCGTGCACCTCGGCGGCAAGATCGAGGTCGTGTCGAAGGTCCCGATCCGCAACCGCGACGACCTCTCGCTCATCTACACCCCCGGCGTGGCCCGGGTGTCGCAGGCGCTCGTCGACAACCCCGACGACGCCCGCCGGCTGACCATCAAGCGCAACACCGTCGCCGTCGTCACCGACGGGTCGGCCGTGCTCGGGCTGGGCAACATCGGCGCCACGGCGGCGCTGCCGGTCATGGAGGGCAAGGCGGCGCTGTTCAAGCGGTTCGGCGGCATCGACGCGTTCCCGATCTGCCTCGACACCCAGGACGTCGACGAGATCATCCGCACCGTCCAGAACATCGCGCCGGTCTTCGCCGGCATCAACCTCGAGGACATCTCCGCGCCGCGCTGCTTCGAGGTCGAGGCGCGGCTGCGCGAGCTGCTCGACATCCCCGTCTTCCACGACGACCAGCACGGCACCGCCATCGTGGTGCTCGCGGCGCTGCACAACGCGCTCAAGGTGGTCGGCAAGGAGATCGGCTCCATCCGCGTCGCGATGTCGGGCGCCGGCGCGGCCGGCCACGCCATCGCGCAGCTGCTGGTGGCGGCCGGCGTCACCGACATCGTCGCCGCTGACATCAACGGCGTCATCCACCCCGGCCGGGCCGACCTCACCGGCGTACCCAGCTGGTACCTCGAGCAGTGCAACCCGCGCGGCGTCACCGGCGACCTCCGCGACGCCGTGCGCGACGCCGACCTGTTCGTCGGGGTGTCGGCGCCGAACGTGCTCACCGCCGCCGACGTCGCCACCATGGCGCCCAACGCCATCGTGTTCGCGCTGGCCAACCCCGAGCCCGAGATCGACCCGCGGGCCGCCGGCGAGTACGCCGCGGTCGTCGCCACCGGGCGGTCGGACTACCCGAACCAGATCAACAACGTGCTCGCGTTCCCCGGCGTCTTCCGCGGCCTGCTCGACGCGCGCAGCCGGTCGGTGACGACGGAGATGATGCTGGCCGCCGCCGCGGCGCTGGCCGCCACCGTCAAGGACGAAGAGCTCAACCCGTCGTACATCGTCCCCAGCGTGTTCCACTCCGGCGTCGCCGACGCGGTGGCCGAGGCGGTGCGGGGCAGCGTCGAGACCATCAGGCGCGTGGCCGAGGAGACCGGCGACTTCCCGGCCATCCCCGTGTGATGGACGCCGATCCCGTGGGCGCCGGGAAGCTGACCGGGAAGCTGCTCGTGGCGGCGCCGTCGCTGCGCGGCTCGACGTTCGACCGGGCGGTCATCCTCATGCTCTCGCACGACGGCGACGGCGCCCTCGGCGTCATGGTCAACAAGCCGACCGAGGTGCTGGTC
Protein-coding sequences here:
- a CDS encoding LacI family DNA-binding transcriptional regulator, which gives rise to MATPESGATLESVASAAGVSRQTVSNVLNAPERVAPETRQRVEEAIQTLRYRPNRSARSLRTRMSNLIGYCVQPAAAGNLNPVLDRFVHAVTESAAGHGFHVLLFTAPAGDAGLDRYAELLAQRAVDGFVLADTVVADPRPGWLTEQGVPFAAFGRSWSGPDIGRWVDVDGAAGMTEAVEHLHALGHRRIAFIGWPEGSGVGDDRVAGYTAACLRLGLDPRVVRAEGGAGTGRALATTLLDGDDAPTALVCVSDDSAYGALRALADRGLRPGEDVAVVGFDDTPAARLPGVDLTSLSQPIEQIGREVVQMLLGLLGVVVTPPGPEHRLLRPSLVVRASSRPAGPGPAAPTEA
- a CDS encoding extracellular solute-binding protein, whose amino-acid sequence is MQFPRTPWAVATAVAAATVLAACGSGFDDDDDAAGDDAATGGTEGGASLTVMIGSSGEAETVAVQDATARWAEETGNEVEVIPAQDLVQQLQQGLAGGNPPDVFYVSPDRFRMLAEGGSLYPYGDQIDDADDIYQSLRDAFTYEDELYCAPKDGGVHALVIDTEAWAAAGLAEGDYPQDWDGLATAAQALTADGRVGLAFTGDYNPVGTFMLAGGGFFVNDDQTEVTADTPENLATLQYLKDNMDAGSFAFAPTIDAAWGGEALGSGKSAMTIEGAWIVGALQNDFPERQWTAVPMPAGPGGPAATAFTNCWGIAADSENQAAAVDLVNSLVSPEQQQTFAETFGPIPSRASLAGWNAETFPEKAAFAEGMETARSQVAVPGFESVLADFNTQLEGMAAGTVTPEQALQALQTNGEALLSQE
- a CDS encoding NAD-dependent malic enzyme gives rise to the protein MVSVPSVSYSITVRLEVPAGGSSVGQLTAAVEKAGGLVTALDVTASGADRIQVDVTCAATSSAHAGELVMALRSVPGVAIGKVSDRTFLVHLGGKIEVVSKVPIRNRDDLSLIYTPGVARVSQALVDNPDDARRLTIKRNTVAVVTDGSAVLGLGNIGATAALPVMEGKAALFKRFGGIDAFPICLDTQDVDEIIRTVQNIAPVFAGINLEDISAPRCFEVEARLRELLDIPVFHDDQHGTAIVVLAALHNALKVVGKEIGSIRVAMSGAGAAGHAIAQLLVAAGVTDIVAADINGVIHPGRADLTGVPSWYLEQCNPRGVTGDLRDAVRDADLFVGVSAPNVLTAADVATMAPNAIVFALANPEPEIDPRAAGEYAAVVATGRSDYPNQINNVLAFPGVFRGLLDARSRSVTTEMMLAAAAALAATVKDEELNPSYIVPSVFHSGVADAVAEAVRGSVETIRRVAEETGDFPAIPV
- a CDS encoding carbohydrate ABC transporter permease — translated: MTATVTRETSAGRTRPVQRRVTSGHLRQERRAGWLFVAPAVIVLVVFLFAPILMAAWVSLLDWNGQSSPFSGDAEFVGLANYQSLLADAGLLRNDFMLSVRNTIYYVLFNVTGVVVVSFALAMAVNSYVLRGRSFFRTIFYFPAITSSVAISVLFLFLFQGSGVVNVVLSWVGVDGPSWFTDPRGVLHIVLGWFGVSEAPSGLADTTLGGLSLWNWLSGPSVAMCALITLTIWASSGTFMLFFLVGLQDIPVELEEATAIDGAGGWQRFRHLTLPLMRRSIVLVVTLALISSWQVFDQVFILSQGAPAKTTLTPAYISYVRSFGDGQFGVGAAVAFVLFAIIIVLTLVQRWVGRERRT
- a CDS encoding helix-turn-helix transcriptional regulator, which gives rise to MPRLGTGVPFTARSGESAQLRAALQRARGGTGGAVLLSGDAGVGKSRLLTEFLAEAEAAGAHVLLGRCVSVGEAGLPYLPFKEVVEQLRRLRPDLVDARPALAGLIGRAAATTTRSGEETDLGQLQLFDAMVTVLAELSDDAPVVLAVEDLHWSDASSRDLLSFLVSRLAAQRLLVVATYRSDDLHRQHPLRPLLAELVRLPVVERLDLAPFGPADALAFVEALADGGIDPEWLADVAARSEGNAFFAEELVAASATGPAGGIPTALADVLLSRVETLSQAAQRVVGAISVTGRRHVGHAALRSVIDLPDGDLDTALREALQHHILVTDDHGGYTFRHALLREAVYADLLPGERVRLHAAYARRIVELQQDELAGALAYHSLRSNDLPTALAASVKAADDAMRVGALAAELRYVEQALELWPGVDDPTARSGVDELALTRKAAYVASAAGHPERAVAYAQAALELADRDADTVTRADVRRQFTETLLASIRWHEAEQVIEDAWALVEAEPASRTRAWVLALRARTRLARENELSRQFAEQAIADARASGSVSAESDALITLAFNDLRAGAVEDACALFEQARQNAVRVGAANVELRASFNLVTTRYEQGRLDEAGAIADAAGARAAELGLTWSAYGLELRWMGAMVHYARGSWDEALAAASPPGEQVSDTISALLAASAAIIEVSRGRFDEAQRDLDRIRPEWHRDGQIAQLAGIAGIEMAGWQGRHHDAARIADDAIASMRKGDDDYWPLGGIRLATLALGSLADVAAQARLDHDDAAEAAAVAEGRRFVEHARTTAERGIPRADRLGAEGLAWLARLRAEESRLTGAADTEAWRAVVEAFGYGEPFHVALGRWRLAEALVTTGDRDAAAVELAAAHEAAERLGAQPLAAAVRDLARRARVALPGTVLPSAGLLTPRELGVLELVARGYTNRKVGEELFISEKTVSVHLSRVMTKLGAASRTEAVSIAHQRGLLADAG
- a CDS encoding AAA family ATPase; translation: MSSVYLITGIMAAGKSTVAQALAERLPKAAHVRGDTFRKAIVSGRADPVPGDAEGMGQLRLRYRIAAGAADEYAAAGFTAVVQDVVIGPVLAEYVELIRTRPLHVVVLAPAPDTVAEREAGRGKTGYGAWTVDDLDTSLRTETPRLGLWLDTSELTPEQTVDAILARRDEASV
- a CDS encoding carbohydrate ABC transporter permease, whose translation is MSGLLVRRRASRPARRDAVPVVLTDRYSPLPRKVAVRVIGYGLLALGTLLYLGPFLVQVATSFKTDADAVGNPVSLIPSPVTMAAWEVVAGSNPAYSVPVFRWLGNSFAVTISVTLGRLIIDSLAGYALARLRFRGRTVVFAGVVAVLAVPGVVLLIPKFLVLNELGMFNSYAGMILPLFCDAVGILLMKTAFEAVPTELDEAARIDGAGVFRTFWSVILPLVRPALVTVTILSFQGSWNEFTHFLVATSDPDLATMNLGIARLTAGDLQGSQQFPLKLALATLSTIPIAIVYVFFSRYFMRSGNATGLK